In Pseudomonas sp. DNDY-54, a genomic segment contains:
- the alr gene encoding alanine racemase, with amino-acid sequence MRPLVASVDLAALRHNYQLAKQCAPGRKAFAVVKANAYGHGAPAAVECLRDLADGFAVASLEEAEQVRAVDANARLLLLEGCFEASEYAAAAELGLDVAIQGEAQAAALLRTKLERPLNVWLKLDSGMHRLGFCSDALRQCHARLKAAAQVGELNLMSHFACADERGHPLNEAQLEQFVGLLDLDFTHRSFANSAAVLTLSAAHMDWLRPGIMLYGATPFAELSAEALGLKPVMSLTAKIIAIRDVPAGDSVGYGAGWVAPRPSRIATVSCGYADGYPRTAPLGTCVSIRGHRVPLAGRVSMDMLGVDVTDLPDAALGDEVQLWGDQVPIDELAQACGTIGYELLTKVTPRVPRRYIND; translated from the coding sequence ATGCGTCCCCTGGTTGCTTCGGTCGATCTGGCCGCGCTTCGTCACAATTATCAGCTTGCCAAACAATGTGCGCCGGGCCGGAAGGCTTTCGCTGTGGTTAAAGCTAACGCCTACGGACACGGAGCGCCTGCGGCGGTGGAGTGTTTACGTGATTTGGCTGATGGGTTCGCCGTAGCATCGCTCGAAGAAGCGGAACAGGTTCGGGCGGTCGATGCCAATGCACGATTGCTGTTGCTTGAGGGCTGTTTCGAGGCTTCGGAATATGCGGCGGCGGCTGAGCTGGGTCTCGACGTTGCCATTCAGGGCGAAGCGCAGGCCGCTGCACTGCTGCGCACAAAACTCGAGCGGCCCTTGAACGTGTGGTTGAAGCTGGACTCCGGCATGCATCGGTTGGGCTTTTGTTCCGACGCGTTGCGCCAATGCCATGCGCGCCTAAAAGCCGCTGCGCAAGTCGGCGAGCTTAATCTGATGAGCCATTTCGCTTGTGCTGACGAGCGTGGCCATCCACTAAATGAAGCTCAGCTCGAGCAGTTCGTCGGTCTGCTGGATCTTGACTTCACGCACCGCTCATTCGCCAATTCCGCCGCGGTATTAACGCTTTCAGCTGCCCATATGGATTGGCTGCGCCCCGGTATTATGCTGTACGGTGCCACACCGTTTGCCGAGTTGAGCGCCGAGGCGCTCGGCTTGAAGCCAGTGATGAGCCTGACCGCTAAGATCATTGCGATACGAGACGTACCAGCAGGGGACTCTGTTGGTTACGGAGCTGGCTGGGTTGCGCCGCGCCCGTCTCGCATTGCCACGGTCAGTTGTGGCTACGCTGACGGCTATCCCCGCACGGCGCCGCTTGGTACCTGTGTAAGCATTCGCGGTCATCGTGTTCCGCTGGCCGGGCGGGTGTCGATGGACATGCTGGGTGTCGATGTTACCGATCTGCCAGATGCAGCGCTCGGCGATGAGGTGCAGCTGTGGGGGGATCAGGTACCTATTGATGAGCTCGCCCAAGCCTGCGGCACCATCGGCTACGAGTTGTTGACGAAAGTTACGCCCCGCGTCCCGCGGCGGTATATCAACGACTGA
- the dnaB gene encoding replicative DNA helicase: protein MNDISVPQQYDLETAALKVPPHSIEAEQAVLGGLMLDNNAWERVLDQVSDGDFYRHDHRLIFRAVYTLAERNSPFDVVTLSEQLDKEGHLSQVGGLAYLGELAKNTPSVANIKAYAQIIRERATLRQLIGISNDIADSAYAPQGRTGDEILDEAERLIFQIAEARPNTGGPIGINDILVKAIDRIDSLFNAGEAITGLSTGFADLDEATSGLQPADLIIVAGRPSMGKTTFAMNLVENAALRSDKAILVFSLEMPADSIVIRMLASLGRIDQTKVRTGKLSDDDWPRLTSAVNLLNDRKLFIDDTAGISPSEMRARTRRLAREHGEIGMIMVDYLQLMQIPGSSGDNRTNEISEISRSLKGLAKEFNCPVIALSQLNRSLEQRPNKRPINSDLRESGAIEQDADIIMFVYRDEVYHPETEYKGVAEIIIGKQRNGPIGTTRLAFLGKYSRFENLAPGSYQFDDE from the coding sequence ATGAACGACATCAGTGTGCCCCAGCAATACGATCTGGAAACCGCAGCGCTTAAGGTGCCGCCACATTCCATCGAGGCCGAACAGGCCGTGCTCGGCGGGCTGATGCTGGACAACAACGCCTGGGAGCGTGTGCTTGACCAGGTGTCAGATGGTGATTTCTATCGCCATGATCACCGCCTGATCTTCCGCGCCGTTTACACCCTAGCGGAACGCAACTCGCCGTTCGACGTAGTGACCCTGTCCGAGCAGCTGGACAAGGAAGGCCACCTGTCACAGGTCGGCGGTCTCGCCTACCTTGGCGAGCTGGCGAAGAACACCCCTTCAGTGGCCAACATCAAAGCCTATGCGCAGATCATTCGAGAGCGCGCCACGCTGCGCCAGCTGATCGGCATCAGCAATGACATTGCCGATAGCGCTTATGCGCCGCAGGGGCGCACGGGTGACGAAATCCTCGACGAAGCCGAGCGGCTGATTTTCCAGATTGCCGAAGCGCGCCCCAATACGGGTGGTCCGATAGGGATCAACGACATTCTGGTCAAGGCCATCGACCGCATCGACTCGCTGTTCAACGCGGGCGAGGCGATCACCGGGTTGTCGACCGGGTTTGCTGATTTGGACGAGGCCACCAGCGGCCTGCAGCCAGCTGACCTGATCATCGTCGCCGGTCGCCCTTCCATGGGTAAGACCACCTTTGCGATGAACCTTGTTGAGAATGCCGCCCTGCGCTCCGACAAGGCGATTTTGGTGTTCTCGTTGGAAATGCCGGCCGACTCCATCGTGATTCGTATGTTGGCCTCCCTTGGTCGGATTGATCAGACCAAGGTGCGGACCGGTAAGCTTAGCGACGACGATTGGCCGCGGTTGACCTCGGCGGTCAACCTGCTCAACGACCGCAAACTGTTCATCGACGATACTGCTGGCATCTCGCCATCAGAAATGCGCGCCCGGACGCGCCGTTTGGCCCGTGAGCATGGCGAGATTGGCATGATCATGGTCGACTATCTGCAGCTGATGCAGATCCCGGGCTCCAGTGGTGACAACCGAACCAACGAAATTTCCGAGATATCCCGTTCGTTAAAAGGCTTGGCCAAGGAGTTCAATTGCCCGGTCATCGCGCTTTCTCAGCTCAACCGCTCGCTAGAACAACGGCCCAACAAGCGCCCGATCAACTCCGACCTTCGTGAGTCCGGCGCGATCGAGCAGGACGCCGACATCATCATGTTCGTCTACCGGGACGAGGTGTATCACCCGGAGACGGAATACAAGGGTGTTGCCGAGATCATCATCGGTAAGCAGCGTAACGGCCCAATCGGTACTACGCGGCTAGCCTTTCTTGGCAAATACTCGCGCTTCGAAAACCTAGCTCCCGGCAGTTACCAATTCGACGATGAGTAA
- the rplI gene encoding 50S ribosomal protein L9, translated as MEVILLEKVANLGNLGDKVNVKSGYGRNYLLPQRKATAATPANIAEFEARRADLEKAAAERKASAETRAAQLAELEVTITATAGDEGKLFGSIGTHDIADALTASGVEVAKSEIRLPNGTIRQVGEYDVAVHLHTDVEATVKLIVIAG; from the coding sequence ATGGAAGTCATCCTGCTGGAAAAAGTCGCAAACCTGGGCAACCTGGGCGACAAGGTAAACGTCAAGTCTGGTTACGGTCGCAACTATTTGCTGCCGCAGCGCAAGGCGACTGCTGCAACTCCGGCGAACATCGCAGAGTTCGAAGCTCGCCGTGCTGACTTGGAAAAAGCTGCTGCCGAGCGTAAGGCGTCCGCCGAAACTCGTGCTGCTCAGCTGGCTGAGCTGGAAGTCACCATCACCGCTACTGCGGGCGATGAGGGCAAGCTGTTCGGTTCCATCGGTACTCACGACATCGCCGACGCGCTCACCGCTTCCGGCGTTGAAGTGGCGAAGAGCGAAATCCGTCTGCCTAACGGCACCATCCGTCAGGTTGGTGAATACGACGTAGCTGTGCACCTGCACACCGACGTTGAAGCGACCGTGAAGTTGATCGTGATCGCTGGCTGA
- the rpsR gene encoding 30S ribosomal protein S18 codes for MARFFRRRKFCRFTAENVKEIDYKDLNTLKAYISETGKIVPSRITGTKARYQRQLATAIKRARFLALLPYTDSHGR; via the coding sequence ATGGCACGTTTTTTCCGCCGTCGTAAGTTCTGCCGTTTCACTGCAGAAAACGTGAAAGAGATCGACTACAAGGATCTCAACACACTGAAGGCCTATATTTCGGAAACCGGCAAGATCGTTCCTAGCCGTATCACCGGAACCAAAGCACGCTATCAGCGCCAGCTGGCTACCGCTATCAAGCGCGCCCGCTTCCTGGCCCTGCTGCCCTACACCGACAGCCACGGCCGTTGA
- the rpsF gene encoding 30S ribosomal protein S6 codes for MRHYEIIFLVHPDQSEQVGGMVERYTKLIEEDGGKIHRLEDWGRRQLAYAINNVHKAHYVMLNVECSGKALAELEDNFRYNDAVIRNLVIRRDEAETEQSEMLKAEENRSERRERRDRPESDSVNDNDSDSDSRDNNADE; via the coding sequence ATGCGTCATTACGAAATCATCTTTCTGGTCCACCCCGACCAGAGCGAGCAGGTTGGCGGCATGGTGGAGCGTTACACCAAGCTGATCGAAGAGGACGGTGGCAAGATCCATCGCCTGGAAGACTGGGGTCGTCGTCAGCTGGCTTACGCCATCAACAACGTCCACAAGGCTCACTACGTGATGCTGAACGTCGAGTGCAGCGGCAAGGCACTGGCTGAGCTGGAAGACAACTTCCGCTACAACGACGCTGTCATCCGTAACCTGGTCATTCGTCGCGATGAAGCCGAGACTGAACAGTCCGAGATGCTGAAGGCCGAGGAAAACCGTAGCGAACGCCGTGAGCGTCGTGATCGCCCTGAATCTGATTCTGTCAACGATAACGACAGTGACAGCGACAGCCGCGACAACAACGCTGACGAGTAA
- a CDS encoding PAS domain-containing protein has product MPQRPPFEALFRISPNAYLLLDRDLTILDANEAYLKLTARALEDIVGLRIHDAFTADPCAPETTHVEELLESFARVLRTRNVDTLPIIRYSIAVSSENGAAYEDRYWSATHTPILDERGNVTAILQHTVDITELQSLKDSLRSVEFMGQPLQQIEAAIISRARAVQDEGNQLRQLFAQAPGFVCFLRGPEHVYELVNEAHQQLTGNRPLIGKRLCEGLPELSGQGFIELLDQVYRTGEPYVGKGMRALIQRRPEAGLEEVHVDFVFQPIFGRDERVSGIFVLGSDVTEQYRSQQELRAHREHLEELVRERTHDLLRSESERRVAEAALMQAQKLEAVGKLTGGIAHDFNNMLQIIGGNLQLLRRNLSADETAQRRLESAVGGVEKGARLASQLLAFASRQSLQPQILDMGGLLGQMSELLNGALGRAVQVDVDVQPNLWPVFADVGNVQAAILNLAVNARDAMAGGGTLSVRLRNRTLEAAQLVEQPEAVAGPYVELSVVDEGEGMNPDVLARAFEPFFTTRQDANASGLGLSMVYGFVRQSGGFVVLESEEGKGTSVRVYLPSGASESPRVVDEAITEHEQESSFANTLAETAQEHPGGLKILFVEDDPTLRMLTGEVMEELGHDVSLCESAEAALEQLEQDRFDVLLTDVGLAGMSGIELVRRAKMHDPALSVVIASGYAISARDEGLDDLRTMLKPYDIHQVRSLLEAIHSERSVFGRG; this is encoded by the coding sequence ATGCCGCAACGCCCGCCTTTCGAGGCGCTGTTCAGGATTTCTCCGAACGCCTATCTGCTGCTTGATCGAGACCTAACGATCCTGGATGCCAACGAGGCGTACCTGAAGCTTACGGCGCGTGCGCTCGAAGATATCGTCGGGCTGCGTATACACGACGCATTCACGGCGGATCCATGTGCCCCGGAGACCACTCATGTCGAGGAGTTGCTGGAGTCGTTCGCCCGGGTGCTGCGCACCAGGAACGTGGATACGTTGCCTATCATTCGCTACTCAATCGCGGTGAGCTCCGAAAACGGCGCCGCCTATGAGGATCGGTATTGGAGCGCGACGCACACCCCGATACTAGATGAACGGGGCAACGTGACCGCCATTCTGCAGCACACAGTAGATATCACTGAGCTGCAATCATTAAAGGATTCCCTGCGCTCGGTTGAGTTCATGGGGCAGCCCTTGCAGCAAATTGAGGCTGCGATAATCTCGCGAGCCCGAGCGGTGCAGGATGAAGGAAATCAGCTACGCCAGTTATTTGCGCAAGCGCCGGGATTCGTCTGTTTTCTGCGCGGCCCGGAACACGTATATGAGCTGGTCAATGAGGCCCACCAGCAGCTGACCGGCAATCGCCCCCTAATCGGTAAGCGACTGTGTGAGGGTTTGCCTGAACTCTCGGGTCAGGGCTTCATTGAGCTGCTGGATCAGGTTTACCGTACGGGTGAGCCTTATGTTGGCAAGGGGATGCGAGCGCTCATTCAGCGTCGTCCCGAGGCGGGACTCGAGGAGGTCCACGTCGATTTCGTGTTCCAGCCAATCTTCGGACGCGACGAGCGGGTGTCGGGCATCTTTGTGCTGGGCAGCGATGTGACTGAGCAGTATCGCAGTCAGCAAGAGTTGCGAGCGCACCGCGAGCACCTCGAGGAGCTGGTCCGCGAGCGCACGCATGATCTTTTGCGCAGCGAATCCGAACGCCGAGTAGCGGAGGCCGCGCTAATGCAGGCTCAGAAGCTCGAGGCGGTAGGCAAGCTGACCGGCGGAATCGCTCACGACTTCAACAACATGCTGCAGATTATTGGAGGGAACCTCCAGTTATTACGCCGCAACCTGAGCGCTGACGAGACGGCGCAGCGGCGTTTGGAGTCGGCGGTCGGTGGTGTTGAAAAAGGCGCCCGTTTAGCGTCCCAGTTGCTCGCGTTTGCCAGTCGCCAGTCGCTTCAGCCGCAGATACTCGACATGGGCGGGTTGCTTGGGCAAATGAGCGAGCTGCTAAATGGTGCGCTTGGTCGCGCGGTGCAGGTAGATGTGGATGTTCAGCCGAACCTTTGGCCTGTTTTCGCTGACGTGGGTAACGTGCAAGCGGCAATCCTTAACCTCGCCGTCAACGCGCGCGACGCAATGGCGGGAGGCGGTACGTTGAGCGTCCGTCTGCGCAACCGCACTTTGGAAGCGGCACAGCTTGTCGAGCAGCCGGAGGCCGTTGCGGGGCCTTATGTTGAACTGAGCGTTGTCGACGAAGGCGAGGGGATGAATCCGGATGTGCTGGCCCGTGCATTCGAGCCATTCTTCACGACCCGTCAGGATGCCAATGCCTCCGGTCTCGGTTTGAGCATGGTGTACGGTTTCGTCAGGCAGAGCGGCGGCTTCGTCGTGCTGGAGAGCGAAGAGGGTAAGGGAACCTCCGTCCGGGTCTACCTGCCGAGCGGTGCGTCAGAGAGCCCGCGAGTGGTCGATGAAGCGATCACCGAACACGAGCAGGAATCCTCTTTTGCAAACACGCTGGCCGAGACGGCGCAGGAGCACCCTGGTGGGCTGAAAATTCTCTTCGTTGAGGATGATCCGACGCTTCGAATGCTTACGGGCGAAGTGATGGAGGAGCTGGGCCACGATGTCAGCCTTTGTGAGTCGGCGGAGGCGGCGCTGGAACAGCTCGAGCAAGATCGTTTCGATGTCCTGCTGACGGATGTAGGACTTGCCGGTATGAGCGGGATCGAGCTGGTGCGCAGGGCAAAGATGCATGACCCCGCGCTGAGCGTGGTCATCGCCTCTGGTTACGCCATCAGTGCCCGTGACGAAGGTCTGGACGATTTGCGAACGATGCTCAAACCATATGACATTCATCAGGTCAGGTCTCTGCTCGAAGCTATTCATTCTGAGCGTTCCGTTTTCGGGCGTGGTTGA
- the rlmB gene encoding 23S rRNA (guanosine(2251)-2'-O)-methyltransferase RlmB translates to MSDLEKIYGLHAVEALLRHHPKRVKQVWLAEGRDDPRVQTLMELAAQSRVRVGQCERREMDAWVEGVHQGVVADVSPSQVWGDAMLEELLDRTEGAPLLLVLDGVTDPHNLGACLRTADAAGALAVIIPKDKSATLNATVRKVACGAAEVIPLVAVTNLARTLEKLQQRGLWIVGTAGEAEQEIYDQDLSGPTVLVMGAEGKGMRRLTREHCDFLVRLPMAGSVSSLNVSVATGVCLFEALRQRRSGKPG, encoded by the coding sequence ATGAGTGACCTGGAGAAAATCTACGGCTTGCACGCCGTAGAAGCCTTGCTGCGCCATCACCCGAAGCGGGTCAAGCAGGTCTGGCTGGCCGAAGGGCGTGACGACCCCCGCGTGCAGACGCTTATGGAGCTGGCTGCTCAATCGAGGGTGCGTGTGGGGCAGTGCGAGCGTCGCGAGATGGACGCCTGGGTTGAAGGTGTACACCAGGGTGTGGTGGCCGATGTCAGTCCCAGTCAGGTCTGGGGCGACGCGATGCTCGAGGAGCTGCTGGATAGAACAGAGGGTGCTCCGTTGCTGCTTGTGTTGGATGGCGTCACGGATCCTCACAACTTGGGCGCATGCCTGCGTACGGCCGACGCAGCTGGTGCACTAGCGGTGATCATTCCGAAAGATAAGTCTGCCACGCTGAATGCAACGGTGCGCAAGGTGGCCTGCGGCGCTGCGGAGGTCATTCCGCTTGTGGCAGTTACCAATCTCGCCCGTACATTGGAAAAACTGCAGCAGCGTGGTTTATGGATTGTCGGTACGGCTGGAGAGGCCGAGCAGGAAATTTACGACCAGGATCTCAGCGGTCCTACCGTTCTGGTCATGGGGGCGGAGGGTAAGGGTATGCGCCGCCTAACGCGTGAACACTGTGATTTCCTGGTCCGGCTGCCCATGGCCGGTAGTGTGAGCAGCCTCAACGTGTCGGTAGCGACTGGCGTGTGTCTGTTCGAAGCGTTGCGTCAGCGCCGCTCCGGAAAGCCCGGCTAG
- the rnr gene encoding ribonuclease R, with translation MADWQSLDPEAAREAEKYENPIPSRELIIQHLSERGSPAAREQLVEEFGLSSEDDIEALRRRLRAMERDGQLIYTRRGTYAPVDKLDLVCGRVSGHRDGFGFLIPDDRSDDLFLSPAQMRLVFDGDRCLARVAGLDRRGRREGAIVEVISRAHETIVGRYQEESGIGFVMADNPKIQQEVLVTPGRSMDAKPGQFVEIKITHWPTQRFQPQGDVVEVIGNYMAPGMEIDVALRSFDIPHVWPDAVEREAAKLKPEVEEKDKQKRVDLRHLPFVTIDGEDARDFDDAVFCEKLSGWKLFSGGFRLYVAIADVSHYVKVGSALDQEAELRGTSVYFPERVVPMLPEELSNGLCSLNPHVDRLAMVCEITLSKSGKMTDYQFYEAVIHSHARLTYNKVSSMLEQPSSAEGKRLIGEFGEVLPHLKQLYALYKVLLKARHTRGAIDFETQETRIVFGAERKIAAIKPTERNDAHKLIEECMLCANVATARFLQDHDIPGLYRVHDGPPLERQEKLRAFLGELGLTLHKGKEGPTPKDYQALLERIQGRPDFHVIQTVMLRSLSQAVYSPDNHGHFGLNYEAYAHFTSPIRRYPDLLIHRAIRSVIRSRRDSSHVRREGATSMPKARIYPYDEASLEQLGEQCSMTERRADEATRDVVNWLKCEYMKDRVGESFPGVITAVTGFGLFVELTDIYVEGLVHVTAMPGDYYHFDPLHHRLSGERSGRSFRLGDSVEVRVMRVDLDERKIDFELISGGSKAGVTERGAADGRGARKEGRGKKTAPGKEREPVSAEVRKSREMKKALLSDAKDGNPAKSKSRRSSAKPKSADKSSAKPDGAAPRKRKAKS, from the coding sequence ATGGCCGATTGGCAATCCCTCGACCCCGAGGCCGCACGTGAAGCGGAAAAGTACGAAAACCCCATTCCTAGCCGTGAGCTGATTATTCAGCACCTGAGCGAGCGTGGCTCGCCGGCGGCACGCGAGCAGCTGGTAGAAGAGTTCGGATTATCCTCCGAAGACGATATTGAAGCTCTGCGCCGCCGTTTGCGTGCGATGGAGCGTGACGGCCAACTGATCTATACCCGGCGCGGCACCTATGCCCCGGTGGACAAGTTGGATCTGGTGTGCGGTCGCGTCAGCGGGCATCGCGACGGCTTTGGATTTCTGATACCCGACGACCGCAGCGATGACCTGTTTTTGAGCCCCGCGCAGATGCGGCTGGTATTTGATGGCGACCGCTGCCTGGCTCGCGTTGCTGGCCTTGATCGACGTGGCCGCCGCGAAGGCGCGATTGTCGAAGTGATCAGTCGCGCGCATGAAACGATCGTCGGTCGTTACCAGGAGGAAAGCGGTATCGGCTTCGTGATGGCCGATAACCCCAAGATTCAGCAGGAGGTCCTGGTTACGCCCGGCCGCTCCATGGACGCCAAGCCGGGGCAGTTTGTCGAGATAAAAATCACCCACTGGCCGACTCAGCGCTTTCAGCCACAAGGCGACGTGGTCGAAGTAATCGGCAATTACATGGCGCCGGGCATGGAAATCGACGTTGCCCTACGCAGCTTCGATATCCCTCATGTCTGGCCGGACGCAGTTGAGCGCGAGGCAGCCAAGCTCAAGCCCGAAGTAGAAGAGAAGGACAAACAGAAGCGCGTCGATCTTCGTCATCTTCCCTTTGTCACCATTGACGGCGAAGACGCGCGGGACTTCGATGACGCGGTCTTTTGCGAGAAGCTAAGTGGCTGGAAGCTGTTCTCAGGTGGTTTCCGCCTTTACGTTGCGATCGCGGACGTCTCCCATTATGTGAAGGTGGGGTCCGCACTGGATCAGGAAGCCGAGTTAAGGGGCACTTCGGTGTACTTCCCGGAGCGGGTAGTGCCCATGCTGCCGGAAGAGCTGTCCAACGGTCTTTGCTCGCTGAACCCGCACGTAGATCGTTTGGCGATGGTTTGCGAAATCACCCTGAGCAAATCGGGGAAGATGACCGACTATCAATTTTACGAAGCGGTTATCCATTCTCACGCTCGGCTGACCTACAACAAGGTCAGTAGCATGCTTGAGCAGCCATCTTCTGCGGAAGGCAAGCGCTTGATAGGCGAGTTTGGTGAAGTCTTGCCACATCTCAAGCAGCTGTATGCGTTGTACAAGGTGTTGCTCAAGGCACGCCACACCCGCGGTGCGATTGACTTTGAGACCCAGGAAACGCGCATCGTCTTCGGGGCCGAACGCAAGATTGCAGCCATCAAGCCTACCGAGCGAAACGATGCTCACAAACTGATCGAAGAATGCATGCTATGCGCCAACGTAGCCACTGCGCGCTTCCTACAGGATCATGATATTCCAGGCTTGTATCGTGTTCACGATGGGCCTCCGCTAGAGCGACAGGAAAAGCTACGCGCATTCCTTGGCGAGTTAGGGCTGACCTTGCACAAAGGCAAGGAAGGGCCGACCCCCAAAGACTATCAGGCACTGCTTGAGCGTATTCAGGGGCGCCCCGATTTTCATGTCATCCAGACAGTGATGCTGCGGTCGCTCAGTCAGGCGGTCTACAGTCCGGACAACCATGGACATTTCGGTCTTAATTACGAGGCGTATGCGCATTTCACTTCGCCCATCCGGCGCTATCCGGACCTCCTGATCCATAGGGCGATCCGCAGCGTTATCCGTTCGCGTCGCGATAGTTCGCATGTGCGCCGTGAGGGGGCGACCAGCATGCCTAAGGCACGCATCTATCCGTACGACGAGGCGTCGCTGGAGCAGCTCGGTGAGCAGTGCTCGATGACCGAGCGTCGTGCCGACGAAGCGACCCGCGACGTGGTTAACTGGCTCAAGTGTGAGTACATGAAGGATAGGGTTGGCGAGAGCTTCCCTGGCGTCATTACCGCCGTGACTGGCTTCGGCCTGTTCGTCGAGCTGACTGATATCTATGTCGAGGGTCTGGTGCACGTGACCGCCATGCCTGGCGATTACTATCATTTCGACCCATTGCATCACCGGCTTTCTGGCGAGCGCAGCGGTCGGAGTTTCCGCCTTGGCGACAGCGTGGAAGTGCGCGTTATGCGGGTCGATCTTGACGAACGCAAGATTGACTTCGAGTTAATCAGTGGCGGTAGCAAGGCTGGAGTCACTGAGAGAGGCGCGGCGGATGGGCGTGGTGCACGCAAGGAAGGGCGCGGTAAAAAGACAGCGCCTGGCAAAGAGCGTGAGCCGGTAAGCGCGGAGGTCCGCAAAAGCCGCGAAATGAAGAAGGCGTTGCTCAGCGATGCGAAAGACGGCAATCCGGCGAAAAGCAAGTCCAGGCGCAGCTCAGCGAAGCCTAAAAGTGCTGATAAGTCTTCGGCCAAGCCGGACGGGGCCGCGCCGCGCAAGCGTAAGGCCAAGTCATGA
- a CDS encoding adenylosuccinate synthase gives MGKNVVVLGTQWGDEGKGKIVDLLTDQAAAVVRFQGGHNAGHTLVIDGEKTVLHLIPSGILRENVQCLIGNGVVVAPDALMREITKLEEKGVPVRERLRISPACTLILPYHVALDQAREASRSEGKIGTTGRGIGPAYEDKVARRGLRIGDLFNPERFTVKLRELLEYHNFILQNFYKVEPVDFQKTLDEALGYAEILKPMMTDVSARLHELRKQGARIMFEGAQGSLLDIDHGTYPYVTSSSTTAGGTATGSGFGPLYLDYILGITKAYTTRVGSGPFPTELFDEVGARLAERGHEFGSTTGRARRCGWFDAVILRRAIEINSVSGICLTKLDVLDGLETIRICVAYKDRNGEVLVDAPTDADSYQGLQPVYEELPGWTESTVGVKSLEALPDNARAYIKRIEELVEAPVDIISTGPDRNETIVLRHPYA, from the coding sequence ATGGGTAAGAATGTCGTGGTCCTGGGCACCCAGTGGGGTGATGAGGGCAAGGGCAAGATCGTCGATCTGCTGACCGACCAGGCGGCGGCCGTGGTGCGTTTCCAGGGTGGTCACAATGCGGGGCACACGCTGGTCATCGACGGTGAGAAGACCGTGCTGCACCTGATTCCGTCCGGCATTCTCCGCGAGAATGTGCAATGTCTGATCGGTAATGGTGTGGTCGTCGCGCCGGATGCGTTGATGCGCGAGATCACCAAGCTGGAAGAAAAGGGCGTACCGGTGCGCGAGCGCCTGCGTATCAGTCCTGCCTGTACGCTGATTCTGCCCTACCACGTGGCTTTGGATCAGGCTCGCGAGGCGTCCCGTTCCGAAGGCAAGATTGGTACGACCGGTCGCGGAATCGGGCCGGCTTATGAAGACAAGGTAGCTCGGCGCGGTCTGCGCATCGGCGACTTGTTCAATCCGGAGCGTTTCACGGTCAAGTTGCGTGAGCTGCTTGAGTATCACAACTTCATCTTGCAGAACTTCTACAAGGTCGAGCCGGTTGATTTCCAGAAGACGCTGGACGAGGCGTTGGGCTACGCAGAAATCCTCAAGCCGATGATGACTGACGTTTCAGCTCGTCTGCATGAGCTGCGTAAGCAGGGCGCTCGCATCATGTTTGAGGGCGCGCAGGGTTCGCTGCTCGATATCGACCACGGTACCTATCCGTATGTGACCAGCTCCAGCACCACGGCCGGCGGCACCGCAACGGGTTCGGGTTTTGGTCCGCTGTATCTGGATTATATTCTCGGCATTACCAAGGCCTACACGACGCGCGTCGGTTCCGGTCCGTTTCCGACGGAGCTGTTTGATGAGGTCGGCGCACGCCTTGCCGAGCGTGGTCATGAGTTTGGCTCTACTACCGGGCGGGCGCGTCGTTGCGGTTGGTTCGATGCGGTTATTTTGCGTCGTGCGATCGAGATCAACAGTGTATCGGGCATTTGTCTGACCAAGCTGGACGTACTTGATGGCCTGGAAACCATCCGCATCTGCGTGGCATACAAGGATCGCAACGGTGAAGTGCTGGTGGATGCGCCGACCGACGCGGACAGCTATCAGGGGCTGCAGCCTGTCTACGAAGAACTGCCTGGCTGGACCGAGTCCACCGTTGGCGTGAAATCGCTGGAAGCGCTGCCCGATAATGCTCGAGCGTACATCAAGCGAATCGAAGAGCTTGTCGAGGCGCCAGTCGATATCATTTCTACCGGTCCGGATCGCAACGAGACAATCGTACTGCGTCATCCTTACGCCTGA